DNA from Elaeis guineensis isolate ETL-2024a chromosome 2, EG11, whole genome shotgun sequence:
TGGGAACTTAATATCCAATTGGTTGTTTAAATGCCATGTTTATATTTAGCATATAGATTAGCATTTTACCCTTAGGACCTGTACTGTATGTGGTTAGGCTTATTTCTCTACACGTTTATCCACTTTCAAATAGGTGCCAGGTATTAAACGTAAAAAGAGGACAAGGTATAAAATAGCCAGGGTGGGTGTTTGCAGCAAAACATAATTAATTATCAAATGTATAAATTACAGTTGGCTGTGAATTTTGTTGAATCATTATATCACCGGTCTAATAACCACTGATTACTATATCATTATATCATATACAAGACAATACTAATCCAAGATGTAATACCAGAAAATATTCAACGAAGCAAAAATTCACTCATAAATCTTCAGTTTTCCATCCTGGGTtcaagcaaaagaaaaagaaaaaaaaaaaacaaggaaaaaaaaGACTGACGTTTCTGTTTAAGACCAAAAATCCATCTAAGAACTACCCTTCCAATCCAAAAAAAAGCAAGACGCAAGAAGCTCCTCAGTCAAACAAGCTAAAGCACATATCCTGCATtacaaaattaaataaaaaaaataatttaaagatcatttaaaaaaaaaaaaaaaagaatgctaCGGTTCCTACCTCATCAGACTCCTCCTTCTCCTCGACCTTCTCCTCCTTCTTGGTCTCCGCGGCGGCGGGCTCGGCGGTGGCACCCCCTCCACCGCCCGCAGTGGCAGCGACAGCGGCGATGCCTCCTCCGGACGGGACCGAGGCGAACTTCTCCCTCCCGGACGCGATCAGCTCCGTGATGTCCTTCCCCCTGACCTGGGTCAGCAGAAGATCTATCCTCTCCTCTTCCGACTCCGCTCCCACTACGAACCAAGAACCAAAGAAAGAGGGTCAGATCGAACCCTAGATTGGAAGAAGGGTCGAAAAGACAAtctaagagcaagaacaaaacgAGTAAAAGATCAACGGGGGGTAAGAGATTATACCTGATTCAAGGATGGCCTTGATATCGTCGGCGGAAGGGTCGACGTTGCCACCGAGGACGGCAAGGAGGTATGCGGCCACCACCTTCATCTCCGCTTGCGAACTCTCCGCAGCCGCTGCAGAGCTCGAGACTAGGATGCGAGTGCGAGCGGTTAATGACGACAGAAGCCCTAGGACGTCATGGGTCTTATAAAACACCCAGCTCTGGTGTTACGCTGTACCTCGGAACTTTTTTAGCTTTTGCCGTCTCCGATACGAATTTGTGCTTTAGTTCGACATGGTTTATAATAGGCTCGGTTCGAGCTTGGGTTGGAAGATGGAATGCACTTGTGTTCAAAAAGCTAGAACACTCTGGATGACTAATTTGATCCTTGTACGAAAGCTGTTGGGAAAATATGTTATGCAAAAAGCATTCAAATTGGACTGTGATTTTATTAGGGGCATATTTGGTTtacaattaaaattaaaattagaataaaaattaaaatagttatattttttaaaatatttagtttgtgatcgaaattgaaattaaaattagaatcgaaatgagatttgaatattgaaggagagtagggattgaattttaaaaaattagattgattTCTTTCTAGAAtcagaatgaaaataaaatctcCCAACCAAATAACTAAAATAAGGATTACTCATTCCCATTCCACTCTAAATTCCGATTCTCTTTCCAACCAAAGGTGCCCTAGAGGTTATTAGGAATCATAATAGTTTACCGTCTACTTCCCCATTGCCATCTCTTCCCTGATGTTTGGGCTAGAGAGACCTATCAGCAACTAGTTCCCGGGCACTCTTAGAGGGGTCATTTGGTGCTAACGACCTGTCGGTATTTGAAGGTGCCGAAGGGGTCACGAGATTGAGCTAGTTACGACCAAAGGCCCAACAACGTAGCGGCCAATGTTGTTGGATCCCCATGAAACATGAGAGGCTGGCTCTTGAAATCAACATTTGCATAACATGCTAACATGGAACGTCGTACACCAAAAATTTATTTGAGCAACAAATTATTTCAtcctttattttttaagtttaggctccgtatgtcttttttttttttttttttttttgggaggaggaggaggtggtggtggtggggcCGGCTTAAAGCTAGTGAAACAGAGGCATAGGAATCCAGAGTAATATCCCAATCTAACGCTTGTTGAGCACTCCAATTTGCTGCTCGATTGTACTGCCGATGCACATATGTGGCCTGGAAAGGGAAGATAGCCTGCTTGATTTAGGATGTTTGGATGCTTCAATATCTTATCTGATAATAATTTATGCTTTAGCTTGCATCTGGCCGAAAGTTTGGAATGAGATGGAGGAGTTAAGCAATTGGAAGATAATATTTAACCATAGAAAATCTTTTTGTTGGTGGATTCTTCACCTCGTGTGCTGGTCCTTCTCTCATTTTCCACTGCCTAAGATCTAACAGAGCTTTAATATTTCATCGCAATGCTAGTTCCAAATTCACGAGGCTTGGTCAACATATCTGCATCTAGAGCACAAGCCATGGGACAGAGGAGGAGTacacaaacaaataaaaaatctaacttAGATGTGAATTTGGCTGCATAGCTTGCATCCAAATGCATGGCATTTTTGTACATTCCAGCCATTAGTATGTATCCAAGAAACATTCATTATGCAATTTTACTTAACCTTCAAGAAATATTTATCATGCCATTTGCAATTGAAGGACATGATCCAGGTACATGAGTATTCCTAGTTTTCAACAACAAAATTTTATCAATTGGGCCATTCTAAATCTCAAGTGAAGGATTACTTTTATTGAGTTAGAAATATAATAACAACAAATATCTTatgtaagaaaagagaaaagtaaGATTTGTATATATccaaagtaatttaaaaatattaaatgtgCCCTgtgaaatataataatttaagtaAATgactatttttttatatattttagcacACTACATGAATGTAataatattttacaaccaaatgaaattaaattgaagggttttttttttttagtgccaAGAAGTCTAATCGAAGGTTTTGAATAACACATCATATTGTCCATACCGTTATAATTGATCTTCGCCGAAATCATAATTGGCCATCATAATTAAGCCAATCAAAAACTCGAGAACTAGATAATGCAGTCATGA
Protein-coding regions in this window:
- the LOC105048668 gene encoding large ribosomal subunit protein P2B, translated to MKVVAAYLLAVLGGNVDPSADDIKAILESVGAESEEERIDLLLTQVRGKDITELIASGREKFASVPSGGGIAAVAATAGGGGGATAEPAAAETKKEEKVEEKEESDEDMCFSLFD